The nucleotide window GTTGCCGTCATCCTGCCCAGGGCGAGGTCGTATGACCGGGTGATTTTCTGCTGCCGGTGAGTTTCGGTCTGGAGCCTTCCTTTGAACCAGCCCGACGGGTAGTAGGTATAGCTCGAAGTACCGAATCGTGGATCGCTTACACCAGACAGCTTTCCGGTCAAATCATAGAGAAACCGAGTGCGGTTCCCGACGGGATCGACGAGAGCGGTCAGCATTCTTTGAGAGTCATACTCGAGGAGCGTTTCCCGACTTACGGTGCCGCGAGTATCGCGGATCGACACGAGCAGCCCATCGGAGTTATGGGTCAGGTAGAGAGCTCTGCCTTTACCATCCTGAACACTGGTCAGGACGTTTTGGATGTAGTCAAACCGGACCCCGCCCTGGAAAATCGTGAACGTCTTTTGTTCATACTGATAGTTCATGACGTTGCCGTTGCGATCGACTTGAGACGTGATACGGCCGGTCGTATCGAACAGCATGCGTGTCTGATCCCGAAAGGTCAGGGTATAGGAACCGTCAGTCTTGGTCGCCTGAATGTAGTTGTCTTCGTGGAGCGGGACATAGGAGGCCCCTTGTTTGGACCACTGCTCGAACCGACCTGCCCCGTCGCGGAAAGTGGGATTCCCGAGGGTATCCTCCTGGATACGCACATACAGATCCAGGCTCCATCCCCGAGCGATCTCCCCTTCTCGCGGGAGATTCCGTGGCGGGAGCGGAGGAAAGAAGTAGGTGCCGCCGCCGATGGGGGCGTGCCGGATCGGGTCCGGGTCCGCGTCGAAGTCGAGGGAATCGTAGCTCAGGAAACCTAATCCCAGATGCCCGAAGGGCGCTGCCAGAGCGGGAAAGTTCAGGTTGACGTTGCCGGTCATGACACCACCCACTTTCCGCCGACACATCGAAGCCGAGCATCGCGATCATGCTCCAGTGGGGTGATGATGTTGAAAGCCTGGTACCACCACCACCCCTGGATCCCAATGGGATTGTGAATGGAAATCCAGGGACCGCGGTACGTCTGGACTCCCGGCCGCGAGGCCGCCTCGGCCTCGACCTTGGGATCGAACCAGTAAGTGACGTCATCGCGCAGCGTGACCTCAACGGTGATGCCCACGAATCCCCGCTTCGGCCTCGGCACACTAGCCAGGGAAATGGCCTTCGTACCCACCGGACTGGGAATGGGGTCCAGGCCGTATCCTGGAGTGACGGACGCGAAACTCCCCACCGGGATGTTGAGGTCTACAGGTTGGCCGTTGACGATCGCGCTCTTTGCGAAACTGCACACCACGACGTGAACATCACCCCAGCTCGCAAACGTAAGGGTCAGGACAGATCCGGGCAGCACCGCGTTGAGTGGACCCGAGCTGGACGTGACGCTCGCCGACTGTACCGCCTTGGTACCCTGAAACGGCACGCTCGAGGGCAGGTAGAGATGGTTGCTTCCCATGGTTTTCTCCTTCATCAGGCTCCGCTTGGGAGAGGCTGGCCAGCCAGGCTCGCCGCCGCCTAGCCAACCCCTCCTCAAACGGGGTGTTCAGGCCATTGCGCGCCAGTCGAAGTTAAGGGACGAGCCCGAGCCCTTCACATAGAAGTTAGTGGCATCGGCCTCGGCCGAAAGGTAGACGGTCCCGTTGCTCCGCGGCGTGAGGCTCACGAATGCGGGCTTGACTCCCAGGCCGTGGGCCACCGAGGACTGAGTTCCGGCCGAGGCATCGGTGGTCGCATTTCCGGCCCCGATGGCCAGGCCGCTGACCGAGTTGGACAGGCCGAGATAGGCCTTGTTGCCCACGGCCATCTGCCCGATCTCGTCATTGGAGGCGGCCGTGGCCCGGATGATCAGGTCGTCGAAGACGGCTCCCTGAAGCAGGTTGCCCAGATAGTCCGTGCCCAGGAAGAACTCCGAGGCGACGCTGGTGACCGATCCCGAGCCGGAGCCCACGGAGGTGGTGGCCATCTCGGAACCGTTGTGATAGAGCTTGAGTGTTCCGGAGCTGTAGGTGGCGGCGATGTGCTGCCACGTCTTCCGGGCGAAGGTGAAGGCCGTGTTCGCGACCACCTGCTTGAGCTGGCCGTCGGCGTCGTAGATGGAGAAGACCAGCTTGTTCTCCACGCTCTTGGACAGTCGGATCCGGTCCCTGGCTTCGGCGAGCGCGGCATCGAACAGGACCTGCTCCTTGCCGCTGTCTCCGGCCCAGAAGGGGTAGATGAAGAAGGCGATCGTCCCCGCCGTCGCAGACAGGATGCCCGAACTTGCATAGGACAGCTTCGTGGCTGCACGCGAGGTGGATGAGCCCAGGCTCCCGGAGAAACCGGCACCCTGGTAGGAGTCGATGAAGCTGGAGACGAGCTCTGCCTGCTCGACCTGCACGCAGTCCGCGTAGAGAACCGCAGAAGAGCACTGGTCGAGCCGCAGGCTTGACGACGAAACGCCGGTCGCCCCCGTGGTGACCATGTGCCAGCCGTAGTCGGTTTCCACAGGGTTCCTGGTCGGATGACAGAGAGCGAAGTCGCCGGCCGCGAGCACCAGGGCACCGTCGGTGTCGAGGGCGGTGCCGGTGGGGGAGAGCTTCGAGAACCTGGACCCTGAAGCGAAGGTGGGAACGAGGCTCTGACCGTCGAGGCGCAGCGCGGACGAGGAGACCCCCGTTCCGCCGGTGGTCACCATATGCCAGGCATAACCTGAGCTGGCCGGGTTGGACAACGTCCGGCAGATCACCAGGTCGCCGGCCGAAATGGCCATGGCGCCATCGGTCACCAGGGCCGTGGCGGTCGGAACGAAGCGGGTCAACCGAGATCCCGTCACGTAGTCAGGCGCGATCGGGTCGTCGTCGAGGCGCAAAGCGGCGGACGAGGCGCCTGTCGCTCCAGTGGTCACCAGGTGCCAGCCATAGCCTTCACCGGTCAGATTGCAGAACACGAAATCCCCGGCGTTGAGGACCAGGGCACCGTCGGTGACCAGAACCGAGTCGCCTCCGGCTGGAGCCCACTGGGAAAAGCGACTTGCGCCTACGAACGTGGGGGCGGCGGTCTGGTCGTCCAGGCGCAAGGCCGCGCCGGATACACCCGTGGCGCCGGCGGTCACCATGTGCCAGGCATACTCCTTGGGCCCGGTGGGATTGGCGGTGACGGCGCACATGACCACGTCGCCGGCGGAAATACTCATGGCCGCGTCGGTGACCGGGGCGGTGGCGGTAGGAGTCCGGTGGGAGAGCCGGGAGCCTGAGGCAAAGTCGGGATCCTCCTGGACCAGGTAGATCCGGATCTCGCAGTTGGTGTTGTCGTTGGAAGCTTTGTTCTCGAGCTCGATCCGCGTCCAGGTTTCGGCGGCCAGGGCGACCTCGCCTGAGTCGTACGCGACCGGAGTACCGCCCGAGAA belongs to Deltaproteobacteria bacterium and includes:
- a CDS encoding LamG domain-containing protein, with amino-acid sequence MNNFPYEGKSQLQTSGDAIVAELQQQYLKAEDILLGLVRPDSNVKLIAHFDKSLQSHLGLVGTGTGAIRYWAGKFSGSQGVLVEAAGTNLHTNPSAEVDLSGWSANDPAVALTQESGPTYEENDTVSVGSFKIAGTGDAGAGYVKSSLAVGSSTSYSASIYAYSSTAIKAKLEMSFSGGTPVAYDSGEVALAAETWTRIELENKASNDNTNCEIRIYLVQEDPDFASGSRLSHRTPTATAPVTDAAMSISAGDVVMCAVTANPTGPKEYAWHMVTAGATGVSGAALRLDDQTAAPTFVGASRFSQWAPAGGDSVLVTDGALVLNAGDFVFCNLTGEGYGWHLVTTGATGASSAALRLDDDPIAPDYVTGSRLTRFVPTATALVTDGAMAISAGDLVICRTLSNPASSGYAWHMVTTGGTGVSSSALRLDGQSLVPTFASGSRFSKLSPTGTALDTDGALVLAAGDFALCHPTRNPVETDYGWHMVTTGATGVSSSSLRLDQCSSAVLYADCVQVEQAELVSSFIDSYQGAGFSGSLGSSTSRAATKLSYASSGILSATAGTIAFFIYPFWAGDSGKEQVLFDAALAEARDRIRLSKSVENKLVFSIYDADGQLKQVVANTAFTFARKTWQHIAATYSSGTLKLYHNGSEMATTSVGSGSGSVTSVASEFFLGTDYLGNLLQGAVFDDLIIRATAASNDEIGQMAVGNKAYLGLSNSVSGLAIGAGNATTDASAGTQSSVAHGLGVKPAFVSLTPRSNGTVYLSAEADATNFYVKGSGSSLNFDWRAMA